The following are encoded together in the Actinoplanes sp. N902-109 genome:
- a CDS encoding IS5 family transposase (programmed frameshift), with translation MSKPWIVDDQLWELLEPLLPPWPAKAPGPRPVPDRQCLQGILYVLHTGIGWEDLPQELGFGSGMTCWRRIKRWTDAGMFDDLHQILLTELNAANELDWSRAVIDGSHIDAKKGGTGTGPSPVNRGKPGSKHHLICDGNGTPIYVLTSGANVPDISRAIDLLDGYPPIAGRRGRPRRRFDVLLADKGYDSEALRQACRERGTQPIIPRRKTSRIKGLGKLRYVVEQTIALLHQFRRLAIRWERRLDIHDSLVSLACALIRWRRLIKSRQQRSC, from the exons GTGAGCAAACCGTGGATCGTCGATGATCAGTTGTGGGAGCTTCTCGAGCCGTTGCTGCCGCCGTGGCCGGCGAAAGCGCCAGGGCCTCGTCCGGTTCCCGATCGGCAGTGCCTGCAAGGGATCTTGTACGTGCTGCACACCGGGATCGGCTGGGAAGACCTGCCCCAGGAACTCGGCTTCGGGTCAGGCATGACGTGCTGGCGGCGGATCAAGCGGTGGACCGACGCCGGGATGTTCGACGACCTGCACCAGATCCTGCTGACCGAGCTGAACGCGGCGAACGAACTCGACTGGTCCAGGGCGGTGATCGACGGCAGCCACATCGACGCGA AAAAAGGGGGCACCGGAACAGGTCCGTCGCCGGTCAACCGCGGCAAGCCGGGATCCAAGCACCACCTGATCTGCGACGGCAACGGCACCCCGATCTACGTGCTGACCTCGGGTGCGAACGTGCCTGACATCAGCCGTGCGATCGACCTGCTCGACGGCTACCCACCGATTGCCGGCCGTCGCGGCCGCCCGCGCCGCAGGTTCGATGTCCTGCTCGCCGACAAGGGCTACGACAGCGAGGCGTTGCGCCAAGCGTGCCGTGAACGAGGCACGCAGCCGATCATCCCCCGTCGCAAGACCAGCCGGATCAAGGGACTGGGCAAGCTGCGCTACGTCGTGGAACAGACCATCGCCCTGCTGCACCAGTTCCGCCGCCTCGCCATCCGCTGGGAACGACGCCTCGATATCCACGACAGCCTGGTCAGCCTTGCCTGCGCCCTGATTCGCTGGCGGCGCCTGATCAAATCCCGTCAACAGAGATCGTGTTAG
- a CDS encoding CHASE3 domain-containing protein: MIWGDFGGAKVLLLGTGRHLPVADSRLPGVPAVETTLYDLKKTLVDRCKLPDESITIKLNPASVEEIGAAVADATRSAVDLLVVYYVGHGVLTASGQLHLATSGTRAVGDHVSYTALPYGVVGNLIRRSQATHRVVILDCCFSARALDGPSGLGEPDDVADQTQIPGGFVLTSASRYEASLAPMGSRHTAFSGALMRLLRDGDPTYPATWAMGSLTRGLVRAMEDRHLPVPRYRADGDLADLAIAPNVAFRAATHTTATPSSRGGNSIGAAGLCPYPGLAAFDVSDARWFHGRAQLIEKLIRGLARSYDGPSYPLAVIGASGAGKTSLLRAGLIPAVTEGALGIAGSNRWPILFIPVTENPLIALASQISSLIGIRPELIIKEIRNNPNAITRLLQSSLLDHTIRDHSKQARVVMILDQLEDTLLPQELDSSSSLTQDLALFGSAINIAASNDRGSPPALIVMAMRSDSYGQIASQPIFHSITSEAPLIVSAMTPLDVMSAIQEPAHAAGLNFEDGLVELLMADLGVSLGSDVIAYEAGRLPLLSHALRTLWQNREGDSLTLAGYQRSGGISRALSNTADKVLSGISRQYGNAGKTTAEEILIRLVHVARNSDMARLHIPRNRLLNGLPGNAPRILHDLCNDQARLLTTAGGPEGRDTVEIIHESLLREWPRLNQLLEKHKGDLIAEGEIRAAAERWVDHGKNVSDLYLNDALAASRRRFGSPQQRARLSADTIAYIEASIHHERRRRRVRLISSMAVAAAMVLALTGTTVAAWQWRAATLAQKVVIQRQLSSQASQLLATLANQESAMRAYAISGTRDALKTYNNEFSRERQIFSEMRLALRNSPTTLELLNKVETAADLWREEVARPVIDAIRLQGKDSGQALVEASTHTVFDDVREAITNLQNEISK, translated from the coding sequence GTGATCTGGGGTGATTTTGGCGGCGCCAAGGTGCTTTTGCTCGGAACAGGGCGCCACCTCCCAGTTGCCGATTCCCGATTACCCGGCGTGCCGGCCGTAGAGACAACCTTATATGATCTCAAAAAAACTCTTGTAGATAGATGCAAGCTTCCCGATGAATCCATCACAATTAAGCTGAATCCAGCTTCCGTCGAAGAAATCGGAGCAGCAGTAGCCGATGCGACCAGATCGGCCGTGGACTTACTTGTCGTATATTATGTTGGACATGGCGTTTTAACGGCTTCTGGCCAGCTTCATCTTGCTACAAGTGGCACTCGTGCAGTAGGAGATCACGTCAGCTATACGGCGCTGCCCTACGGTGTTGTTGGCAACTTGATCCGGCGCAGTCAAGCTACACATCGAGTGGTGATTCTTGATTGCTGCTTCTCGGCCAGGGCGCTTGACGGTCCAAGCGGGCTCGGCGAACCGGACGACGTAGCCGATCAAACTCAAATTCCCGGAGGCTTTGTTCTGACCTCCGCTAGCCGATATGAGGCCTCACTGGCACCAATGGGGTCGCGACATACTGCATTCAGTGGTGCACTGATGCGCCTCCTACGAGACGGCGATCCCACATACCCGGCAACTTGGGCGATGGGCTCTCTGACCCGAGGGCTGGTCAGAGCTATGGAAGATCGCCACTTGCCAGTTCCTCGTTACAGAGCGGATGGCGACCTCGCCGATCTTGCCATCGCGCCTAATGTTGCATTCCGAGCCGCCACCCACACAACCGCGACGCCTTCTTCGAGGGGTGGTAATTCGATCGGCGCTGCTGGACTTTGCCCATACCCCGGGCTCGCCGCTTTTGATGTAAGTGACGCTCGCTGGTTTCACGGCCGGGCTCAGCTTATTGAAAAGTTAATACGTGGGCTGGCTCGAAGCTACGATGGTCCTTCCTATCCTCTAGCTGTGATAGGAGCTTCTGGAGCAGGGAAGACATCACTTCTCCGTGCTGGACTAATTCCAGCAGTCACCGAAGGTGCGCTCGGCATAGCCGGCTCAAATCGTTGGCCTATACTATTTATACCCGTAACAGAAAACCCACTAATCGCTCTGGCCAGCCAAATTTCTTCGCTTATTGGAATAAGGCCCGAATTGATCATTAAGGAGATCCGCAATAATCCTAATGCTATAACTCGATTACTACAAAGCAGTCTGCTCGATCACACGATTCGTGATCACAGCAAACAAGCACGAGTTGTTATGATACTAGATCAGTTAGAAGACACTTTACTCCCGCAGGAGCTAGATTCATCGTCATCATTGACTCAAGACCTGGCACTGTTCGGATCTGCGATCAACATTGCGGCGAGTAACGACCGAGGGTCGCCGCCCGCACTCATTGTTATGGCGATGCGATCGGATTCATATGGCCAAATTGCCAGCCAGCCTATATTTCATTCAATCACGAGCGAGGCACCCCTAATTGTTTCGGCTATGACACCTTTGGACGTGATGTCGGCAATCCAGGAGCCCGCACACGCCGCAGGATTAAATTTCGAAGATGGCCTAGTCGAGCTTTTAATGGCAGACCTTGGCGTCTCACTTGGCAGTGATGTAATCGCATACGAGGCTGGGCGATTACCTTTATTGTCTCATGCCCTGCGCACTCTATGGCAAAATAGAGAGGGGGATTCATTGACACTTGCCGGGTATCAGCGCTCTGGAGGCATATCGCGTGCCTTATCCAATACGGCCGATAAAGTTCTCTCTGGAATCAGCCGCCAATATGGGAACGCTGGCAAAACGACTGCTGAAGAGATACTAATCCGCCTCGTACATGTGGCCAGAAATAGTGACATGGCACGTCTTCACATACCTCGAAATCGCCTTTTGAATGGATTGCCCGGTAATGCACCCCGCATTTTGCACGACCTATGCAATGATCAAGCCCGCCTCTTAACCACAGCGGGAGGGCCCGAAGGCCGCGACACTGTCGAGATCATTCACGAGTCATTGCTACGAGAGTGGCCTCGCTTAAACCAACTGCTCGAGAAACACAAAGGTGACCTCATAGCAGAAGGCGAGATTCGGGCCGCGGCAGAACGCTGGGTAGATCACGGCAAAAACGTCAGTGACTTGTATCTTAATGACGCACTTGCCGCCTCTCGGCGACGATTCGGAAGTCCACAGCAACGTGCGCGACTATCGGCTGATACGATTGCTTATATCGAGGCTAGCATCCATCATGAGCGTCGTCGCCGTCGGGTCCGCCTGATCAGCAGTATGGCCGTCGCCGCAGCTATGGTTTTAGCCCTGACAGGCACCACGGTCGCGGCGTGGCAATGGCGCGCCGCGACGTTAGCTCAAAAGGTCGTCATTCAGCGACAGCTGAGCTCGCAAGCAAGTCAACTACTTGCAACGCTTGCCAATCAAGAGTCGGCGATGCGCGCATACGCTATAAGCGGTACCCGTGATGCTCTGAAGACGTACAACAATGAGTTCTCTAGAGAGCGTCAGATCTTCTCTGAAATGCGTCTAGCATTGCGCAATAGTCCGACTACCCTAGAGCTTCTAAATAAGGTCGAGACCGCAGCCGACCTGTGGAGAGAAGAGGTGGCACGACCAGTGATCGATGCCATCCGTTTGCAAGGGAAAGATTCGGGACAGGCACTTGTGGAAGCCAGCACACATACCGTTTTTGATGACGTCAGAGAGGCCATCACGAATCTTCAGAACGAGATTTCCAAATAA
- a CDS encoding response regulator transcription factor: protein MNAHVVVAEDDVRQAEVVRRYLRAAGYRASVVHDGRSAVELVLRSRPELLVLDLMMPGPDGLEVCRALRRESNVPVLMLTARRDEDDLILGLEAGADDYLMKPYNPRELMARIRTMLRRNEWAPDGPLRVGEVAVDVPGHHVTVGGRRVDCTPGEFEILAAMAAAPDRVFTRAQLLEKTRGFEVSATDRTVDMHVVKLRRKIEPDPRRPSYLLTVYGVGYKLTDGSL from the coding sequence ATGAACGCGCACGTGGTGGTCGCCGAGGACGACGTCCGGCAGGCCGAGGTGGTCCGGCGTTACCTGCGAGCGGCCGGTTACCGGGCGTCGGTCGTGCACGACGGCCGGAGCGCTGTCGAGCTGGTTCTCCGGTCCCGGCCGGAGCTGCTGGTGCTCGATCTGATGATGCCGGGGCCGGACGGGCTCGAGGTCTGCCGGGCGTTGCGTCGGGAGAGCAACGTACCGGTGCTGATGCTGACCGCCCGGCGCGACGAGGACGACCTGATCCTCGGGCTCGAGGCCGGCGCGGACGACTACCTGATGAAGCCGTACAACCCGCGTGAGCTGATGGCGCGGATCCGGACGATGCTGCGCCGCAACGAGTGGGCGCCGGACGGCCCGCTGCGGGTGGGAGAGGTCGCGGTCGACGTACCCGGCCATCATGTGACCGTCGGTGGGCGCCGGGTCGACTGCACACCCGGCGAGTTCGAGATCCTGGCCGCGATGGCCGCCGCCCCGGACCGGGTGTTCACCCGGGCGCAGCTGCTGGAGAAGACCCGGGGGTTCGAGGTCTCGGCGACCGACCGGACCGTCGACATGCATGTGGTGAAGCTGCGTCGCAAGATCGAGCCGGATCCGCGGCGGCCGTCGTACCTGCTGACCGTGTACGGCGTCGGCTACAAGCTCACGGACGGGTCACTGTGA
- a CDS encoding cell wall metabolism sensor histidine kinase WalK: MRFRSLAGRLLAMSLLVMLCAVLATTWLVVNSTKAQLRQELGQGIGNDAQIYEALLGYAAVHPTWSDVESALVEMPGYNGRKITLTAEDGTILASSDGPRPDLPARRSAAVDPLFVEGFLAPREDADVEVIDKRALGPYRLTAAEHRMLSSRFARAEECMTEQGIDTSVDYSTAGRPTLTPLSTSADLVSAQLADCLRKSGADMVTDTERAALAQLTALTNACLVGPTAEPVVTVLPGFTWKPIRPGLNVPGHPPSCISQSRRKQLAPYVAPPAYLYISSPGRGAGTVFDFSRAVTARVAPVAVLVLAVAFAVTLLVGRRISRPLRALTQAVESGAGDLPVRGRDEIGRLTAAFNDLSERREAVERQRRAMVSDIAHELGSPLTNIRAWLQAARDGVAEPDPELLDLLADEAELLQHIINDLSDLAAADAGRLRLRPEPVYLNELLGQVAAAHAGSADGVTIEVEAADDPEVMLDPSRIRQAVGNLLSNAVRYSPPGTTVTVRSRLDRDDLVIEVADTGPGIAEHDLPYVFDRFWRADKSRNRSTGGSGLGLAIVRKLAEAHGGTVTATSRLGQGSTFTLRLPT, encoded by the coding sequence GTGAGGTTCCGGAGCCTGGCAGGGCGCCTGCTGGCCATGTCGTTGCTGGTGATGCTCTGCGCGGTGCTGGCCACCACCTGGCTGGTGGTGAACAGCACTAAGGCCCAGCTACGCCAGGAGCTGGGCCAGGGCATCGGGAACGACGCGCAGATCTACGAGGCTTTGCTCGGATACGCCGCTGTGCACCCGACGTGGTCGGATGTGGAGTCGGCGCTTGTCGAGATGCCCGGGTACAACGGCCGGAAGATCACGCTCACCGCTGAGGACGGCACCATCCTGGCCAGTTCCGACGGGCCGCGGCCCGACCTCCCGGCCCGGCGGTCGGCAGCGGTCGACCCTCTCTTCGTCGAAGGGTTCCTCGCCCCCCGGGAGGATGCGGACGTCGAGGTCATCGACAAGCGGGCGCTCGGTCCGTACCGTCTGACCGCCGCCGAGCACCGCATGCTGTCCAGCCGGTTCGCCCGCGCCGAGGAGTGCATGACCGAGCAGGGCATCGACACCTCGGTCGACTACTCCACGGCGGGCCGGCCGACGTTGACACCGCTGTCCACGAGCGCTGACCTGGTCTCCGCGCAACTGGCCGACTGCCTTCGCAAGTCCGGCGCCGACATGGTCACCGACACCGAACGTGCGGCCCTGGCCCAGCTGACCGCCCTCACCAACGCGTGCCTGGTGGGACCCACCGCCGAGCCCGTGGTTACCGTGCTGCCGGGCTTCACCTGGAAGCCGATCCGCCCGGGCCTCAACGTCCCCGGTCACCCCCCGAGCTGCATCAGTCAGTCCCGCCGGAAACAACTCGCCCCGTACGTGGCCCCGCCGGCCTACCTCTACATCTCCAGCCCAGGCCGGGGAGCCGGTACGGTGTTCGACTTCTCCCGGGCCGTGACCGCGCGGGTCGCGCCGGTGGCCGTGCTGGTCCTGGCCGTCGCGTTCGCTGTCACTCTGCTGGTCGGCCGGCGCATCTCCCGGCCGCTGCGCGCGCTCACCCAGGCCGTCGAGAGCGGTGCGGGCGACCTTCCGGTCCGGGGCCGCGACGAGATCGGCCGGCTCACGGCCGCTTTCAACGACCTGTCCGAGCGCCGGGAGGCCGTCGAACGGCAACGACGCGCGATGGTCAGCGACATCGCCCACGAGCTCGGTTCCCCGCTGACCAACATCCGCGCCTGGCTCCAGGCCGCCCGGGACGGCGTGGCCGAACCCGACCCGGAGCTGCTGGATCTGCTCGCCGACGAGGCCGAGCTGCTCCAGCACATCATCAACGATCTCAGCGACCTGGCCGCCGCCGACGCCGGTCGGCTCCGCCTACGGCCCGAGCCGGTCTACCTCAACGAGCTGCTCGGTCAGGTCGCCGCGGCGCACGCCGGCAGCGCCGACGGCGTCACCATCGAGGTCGAGGCGGCGGACGACCCGGAAGTCATGCTCGACCCGAGCCGGATCCGGCAGGCAGTCGGCAACCTGCTCTCCAACGCTGTCCGGTACTCACCGCCCGGTACCACTGTGACCGTCCGCTCCCGGCTCGACCGCGACGACCTGGTGATCGAGGTCGCCGACACCGGCCCCGGCATCGCCGAGCACGACCTGCCGTACGTCTTCGACCGTTTCTGGCGCGCCGACAAGTCGCGCAACCGGAGCACCGGCGGCAGCGGCCTGGGCCTGGCCATCGTCCGCAAACTCGCCGAGGCCCACGGCGGCACCGTCACCGCGACCAGCCGGCTCGGTCAGGGCAGCACCTTCACCCTGCGCCTGCCCACCTGA
- a CDS encoding acyltransferase has translation MAAKTNRLLALDGLRLLCALAVAFHHLGMAWSVDGVRPTTAYLPQEVNSTLIYGFLGVETFFMISGFVICMSGWDRTPREFLASRIARLYPAFWACVLITTAVMTFLPLTDGIPLPHGLTGTDIAVNLTMLAEPLKVPYVDTVYWTLWYELRFYALFTILVLIGPTRRRVIAIGTGWLILSVLVPAGTPLAELVMPPFAPYFVAGITMYLIRRHGPALPLWALLAATWVLSLFRVRERVLFANPGFPVPVWPAWLIITLAYVVLLAIALGVTDHWRRRWLAAAGAISYPLYLLHPRIGYTMIRYAYDRTGVPVPVLIIAAVAILIVAAWLVHHLIERPAAPALRRWIATGSIRPGQPPRSDDRGPRQHVV, from the coding sequence ATGGCTGCGAAGACGAACCGCCTGTTGGCCCTGGACGGCCTGCGACTGCTGTGCGCTCTGGCCGTAGCCTTTCACCACCTCGGCATGGCGTGGTCGGTCGACGGCGTCCGGCCGACCACCGCGTACCTGCCGCAAGAAGTGAACTCGACGTTGATCTACGGCTTCCTCGGCGTCGAGACGTTCTTCATGATCAGCGGCTTCGTCATCTGCATGAGCGGCTGGGACCGGACCCCGCGCGAGTTCCTGGCCTCCCGCATCGCCCGGCTCTACCCCGCCTTCTGGGCCTGCGTCCTGATCACCACGGCAGTCATGACCTTCCTGCCGCTCACCGACGGCATCCCCTTGCCGCACGGACTGACCGGTACCGACATCGCCGTCAACCTCACCATGCTGGCCGAACCGCTCAAGGTGCCATACGTCGACACTGTCTATTGGACCCTCTGGTACGAACTACGGTTCTACGCCCTGTTCACCATCCTGGTCCTGATCGGTCCCACCCGCCGCCGGGTCATCGCCATCGGCACCGGCTGGCTGATCCTCTCCGTTCTCGTCCCGGCCGGGACACCGCTCGCCGAGCTGGTCATGCCCCCGTTCGCCCCTTATTTCGTCGCGGGCATCACGATGTACCTCATCCGCCGCCACGGCCCCGCCCTGCCGTTGTGGGCCCTGCTGGCCGCAACCTGGGTGCTCAGCCTTTTCCGCGTGCGCGAGCGCGTGCTCTTCGCCAACCCCGGCTTCCCGGTACCGGTCTGGCCCGCGTGGCTGATCATCACCCTCGCGTACGTCGTGCTGCTGGCCATCGCCCTGGGCGTCACCGACCACTGGCGCCGGCGCTGGCTGGCCGCGGCCGGCGCGATCTCCTACCCCCTGTATCTGCTGCATCCCCGCATCGGGTACACCATGATCCGGTACGCCTACGACCGCACCGGCGTACCGGTGCCCGTCCTCATCATCGCCGCGGTAGCAATCCTGATCGTGGCCGCCTGGCTGGTCCACCACCTGATCGAGCGGCCGGCCGCCCCCGCCCTGCGCCGCTGGATCGCCACCGGCTCCATCCGCCCGGGCCAACCGCCACGATCAGACGATCGGGGACCACGGCAGCACGTCGTGTAG
- a CDS encoding tyrosine-type recombinase/integrase, which produces MLHRRQSEKPHHQDDPLFASRTGTFLQPDNMRRSLRCALQRQADLQWVSPHVFRKTVATVLSGHGLITEAAAHLGHANESITKKFYIQKPSTAPDVSHALESLVSGR; this is translated from the coding sequence ATGCTTCACCGCCGCCAATCAGAAAAACCCCACCACCAGGACGACCCGCTCTTCGCCAGTCGCACCGGCACATTCCTACAGCCGGACAACATGCGCCGCTCACTACGCTGCGCACTGCAACGGCAGGCCGACCTCCAATGGGTGAGCCCTCACGTGTTCCGCAAGACCGTCGCTACCGTACTGAGCGGACATGGTCTGATCACTGAAGCCGCCGCCCACCTCGGACACGCCAACGAGAGCATCACCAAGAAGTTCTACATCCAGAAACCCTCAACCGCCCCCGACGTCAGCCACGCCTTGGAAAGTTTGGTCAGCGGACGCTGA
- a CDS encoding IS701 family transposase, whose protein sequence is MTDVDVAQWSAELDRLHARFAHRLARSEPRRRARQYLSGLVAGLDRANGWTLAEQAGDVSPDGMQRLLRWADWDVNAVRDDVRDYVIEHLGDPNGVLIIDDTGFLKKGVKSAGVARQYSGTAGRIENCQVGVFMAYRSSKGHALIDRQLYLPQTWTDDRDRCRAAGIADEVGFATKVQIARTMLARAFAAGVPAGWVTMDEAYGQSKSLRVFMEEHDQPHVVATRRNDDVVTTSMSFARVDKLIASLPERAWSRISCGAGAHGPREYHWARVPIRVFWRPGRGHWLLARRNISTGELAYYVCYVPRKTRLMDLARIAGTRWAVEECFQQAKNTAGLDEYQVRDWRAWYAHITLSMAAHAWLAVAKTLSPKGEPPPATT, encoded by the coding sequence GTGACGGATGTCGATGTTGCGCAGTGGTCGGCGGAGCTGGACCGGTTGCATGCCCGTTTCGCTCACCGGCTTGCCCGTTCGGAGCCGCGGCGACGGGCCCGGCAGTACCTGTCCGGGCTGGTCGCAGGTCTGGACCGAGCCAACGGTTGGACCCTGGCTGAGCAGGCCGGCGATGTATCGCCGGACGGGATGCAACGGCTGTTGCGGTGGGCGGACTGGGACGTCAACGCCGTGCGTGACGACGTCCGTGACTACGTGATCGAGCACCTCGGCGACCCGAACGGGGTGCTGATCATCGATGACACCGGCTTTCTGAAGAAGGGCGTCAAGTCCGCCGGAGTGGCCCGGCAGTACTCCGGCACCGCCGGGCGGATCGAGAACTGCCAGGTCGGGGTGTTCATGGCCTACCGCTCATCCAAGGGTCACGCGCTGATCGACCGACAGCTCTATCTTCCGCAAACTTGGACTGATGACCGCGACCGGTGCCGGGCCGCCGGGATTGCGGACGAGGTAGGATTCGCGACGAAGGTCCAGATAGCCCGAACCATGCTGGCCAGGGCGTTCGCCGCCGGTGTTCCAGCCGGCTGGGTGACGATGGACGAGGCCTACGGTCAGTCGAAATCACTGCGCGTATTCATGGAAGAACATGACCAGCCGCACGTGGTGGCGACCCGCCGCAACGACGACGTGGTCACCACCAGCATGAGCTTCGCCCGGGTCGACAAACTGATCGCGTCGCTGCCTGAGCGGGCCTGGTCACGGATCTCCTGCGGGGCTGGTGCCCACGGACCCCGCGAGTATCACTGGGCGCGGGTGCCGATCCGGGTCTTCTGGCGGCCTGGGCGCGGGCACTGGCTGCTCGCCCGGCGCAACATCAGCACCGGCGAGCTGGCCTACTACGTCTGCTACGTACCCCGCAAAACCCGGTTGATGGACCTGGCCCGCATCGCCGGTACCCGGTGGGCGGTCGAGGAATGCTTCCAGCAGGCCAAGAACACCGCCGGCCTGGATGAATACCAGGTCCGTGACTGGCGGGCCTGGTACGCCCACATCACCTTGTCCATGGCTGCTCACGCCTGGCTCGCCGTCGCCAAAACCCTGTCGCCAAAAGGGGAACCACCCCCGGCCACGACATGA